aaaaaaaactagtgTTTTTTTGGAAAATGCTTGGAAATCTAAAAGTTGTATTTTTTTACTGACACtaatgcaaaaaacaaaaaaaaacatctggaACAAAATTTATATAGAAAtttaggatgcctaagacttttgcacaatactgtaattACCATCCAGAACTCTCAATTCTTCATAACCTTTCACATTCTTGATTCTTTAACTGCCTTTTTTCCTTAGAAAACCTTTATGCTTTCTTAGATGGAAGGTCAGTCTGAGACACTTTAAACATTTTGCTGATTTTGACTTTGTTACATTTGGTTTACATATTTTACAAGTCTGATAGTGTTCTGAATCTTTTAGTAACTTTCATTGTAGGAATGGTCAAAGGAAAACATTAGGTAGTTTAAAACTGCACAAGATTTTCCACATGAATAGAATTTCAAGCTAGAATTGAAAGATTTTACTGTGTCAGGATTCTGCTCTCCACATTGAAAGATGTCAGAGCAGTGTCAGAACCATAAGGCATTGGAAATAGGCCttttgaccaacttcccatgtcAACACTGTTGCCTATCCATGTGATGGCTTTTAAAAGTTGCTAACATGCCTGTCTCAACCATTATTTCTGGCAGGTCATTCTACATTGACACCCCCTTTGCATGAAGAAACTGCCTctgatttccttttttttaaatccctcaactctgaacttaaacctgtgtcctcttgtttttAAGCACCTGCTTAAAAATTTTTTGGAACACAATAAACATTATTGCACTTGTGTGTTGGCATAGCTAAATAATCTTTATTCTTACAGATCATGAACCACAAGTTAGTTTTTATTGGTTTCGTGGTGAGCGAACAGTTCCCCGAGGACACCGGAAAAGGCAGGTTGACCCTATTCGTTTCCAGATTGAAGACAAGCCTTACTGCCAAGTTCGGGTTCATCAACAGCTCCCTGAGGTAATAGAATTAGGATTCATACACATCTGTTTttatctgcaaattttcttgtaGTTTGGTGGCAACTATTACCTTGTAGTACAGAAAAGCCAAATGATATAGGAATTGTACATGGTTCTGACTCTCAAGCACAGGATAGCACTTCTGTTTAAAGATGGTGCTACTGAAGACGTGGCAGTTCACTGGTAGTTTGAAAGCAAAGGAATTTGATTAAAACCATTTTTTTAAAAGTAAATTGAGGTAAACTATCATCCCATTCTATGAAGAAGTGAGTGAAGGCAAAATGAATTCACAGGGCGTGTTCTGTTGGTGCACTGCAAAATGGATGCACTTGTAGTTGGAGTCATGCTGGTTGGCGCGGATGCTTTGGAGGGAAAGGGACAGGAGAGAAGAATTCTGAAATCCATCCAACTAACCCAGGTCCGAGGGAGGGTTGTTCTAAATGCCAAGCCAAATTGGAGAGGTCAAGATCAGCTTCTTTAGTAGTGGAATCCGGGTCTGAAGCAAATCGATGGGAGGCATGTTCAAGGCCCGGAGCAATCTGCCGTGGTGAGGTCCAGGTCGTAATGCAAAGTACAATCCACTATTCGGACAATCCAAATGCCACCCAtttagactggaaaggcagggtgtcgggaGTCAGCCGAGGTTGGAGAGGTTGAGAACAGCTCCTTTGGCAGTGAAATCTAGGCCCAGAGCGATTTGCCAGTGGTGGGGCACAGGTCCCAGTGCAAGGTTCGGATAATTTAAATGCCGGCCCAGAAAGACTGGTGTTCAGTCTCTGCAATGCTACGGCTGTGagactgccccggctgctgtgcttcatTCGTAGAAACGTTATGGTGAGTTGCTGTTCTAATATGATGAACTAGATAGTGAGGCTTTGgacctactctgggctgctccagggatttggatctaagggcTAAATTTAATAGATATGGTGAATGTCTGCTATTTGATTGCACGGCTGCCTGCCTGGACTCCAGTTCCCTCACTCACTTGAAActtcactggttcattggaaaTATTATTAATGCTGCTGAGCATCATTAAAAAAAATGGAATTAAGAGTTGTACTCCGATAAATATACAGAACATGCAGAAAAATTCCTCTCCAGAACATCATGCTCTATTATTAAGAGTTTGGCAGTATTCAGTCCTGTGTTAATCATTTTTAGTTGATTGCTCCAGAAATTGAGTACGCTCTTCTGATTAATAATATTTAATTAAATCTTTGTACATAAACTAATGCTTTAGCAATCAATACAAATTAGAATGGATGTTTTCTACTTTAATCTCTGGATTGACATATTAGTTTTCTAGATCTATGCTATGGTTAATAAATGCTTGATAGTGAATTGTAAATAATCCTTAAAAGTAGAATGCAATTTGAAGAATGCTTtataaatttgttttattttccttccTAGTTTGTGCCGCTAGAAAATCAAATCACTGAAGAGGTTCCTGTTATTCATTTGGAACCAAGCCGATTTCCTTTATTTCAGAGGCAGTATGACAACAATATTTTCACAGGTAGGGATAAAATTAATTTGCAGTTTAGTTGCATGCATTTTACTTATTTCCATGTTTTGTTTTACAAAGTTGAATATTTTATACATTTTACTATGCTTTATTATAGATTGGTAGTATTCCCGTGTATGATTTGAGAAGGATTTACAGTAAATTACTGTATTACAATCTTACCTTGAGCTAATGCAAGACTTGTTTGTTTTGTCTTCTACTTGTAGGTTCAAAGATGGATGATCCTGCCTGTTATGGGCATACCCAGTTTCACTTTGCTTCTGAAAAGTTGAGACGAGAAAAACTTCTAAGGGACAACTTAGCTGATCAAATTGAAGTGCGTTTGCGAGCCAATGGCATTGCAAGTCTGTTTGCTTGGACTGCAGCTCAGGCAGCCTATCAAGGTTAGATGATGCTAATTCATCAAAGATTCTCATTATTCATCCTCTAACTATCTTTATTTTACAAATTCATAGAATCCAAAGGGAAAATCATTTTTATAAAGATAAATACAGTACATATTTAACGTACTAAGCTTCAACTGGAATCTGCTTCACTTATTTTGTTTTGATTCTGGTTACAAATTGCGCTTTTTTACTGTGCTGAGTGAAATTAAAATTGTTTTAGACTTGTGTTTTTGAAGATTAGGAAAATGTGCAGAAGATTGGTGTCTAATAGCAAGTTTGATTGCAGCTTGTGGAATATGATTTCTGGAAGTTGTTGGAAAGTTTGGGCCTGATGACTTATTACTAAATGGAAATATTAACCATCTAAATTTAAATATTCAGTAATGTTGGGGGAAAAAATACattttttgaatttttaaaaGTGGATGTTTTCTGCCACATTACTTTTCAGATAATTCTTTTGTATAGCCAGACATTTATTATATGCATTAAATGATGCTATAAACAGCATTTTATAGATCTAAGAGTACTCCTTTTTTGGTTTGACATAAGTAATTATAgaacaactctacaaatctcggGTGAGACCgctcttagagtattgtgttcaattctggtcacctcattataggaaggatgtggaagctatggagagggtgcagaggagatttaccaggatgttgcctggtttggagaataagtcatatgaagcaacgttagcagagctgggacttttctctttggagtgtagaagaatgagaggggatttgatagaggtctacaatattatgagaggcatagatagggtggatagtcagtacctgtttcccagggcaccaatagcaaacaccagagggcataagtacaaaattaagggagggaagtttaagggcgacatcaggggtaagttttttacacagagggtttagattgcctggaatgacttgccagggatggtggtggaggctaaaacattaggggtatttaagagcctcttggacgggcacatggatgaaagaaaaatggagggttatggggtagtgtgggtttagtactttttttaaaggattatatgggttggcacaacatggagggccgaagggcctgtactgtgctgtagtgttctatggttctaacaagTAACTGTTGTTCCTTTGGAAGGATGCAGAGCTCAATATTTCATAATTTAAGATGTATGCTTTTTCATTGCAATATTAACTCATATAATTTCCTTCTGAGTATTTAAGCCCGTCTTACCATTATGATCATGGCTCATCAATGCTGGCCTCAACCCCTTTCCTGTGACACTTGTACATGATGCtaacttcagtctttcaaatatttatctctgctttaaatagaaCTAATGATCTCACCTCCACCAACCTTGGGAGATGACAATTCGAGTCATTATATTTTGAAGAAAGATACAGAATTCCATTTCCTTGTAGATTAGCAAAGCTTGACTAATTTGTACTCTGGGGAGGTGGAGTGGGATTACTGTTCTCATTTCTATTTACAATTTAAGGGGCAATGCGGGGCAAAAAAATGTTCCGTGGGGGAGAAGCACCAAATTGTCCTTGGAAGGTGAAGGAATTCCTATGaattttacaatctcagtatGTTCCAATCCCAGTGAGGTCACTTTTCAAATGTATTAATTTTTATGCAGTGCTGCCAACTGATAAGGTATTACAGATCACTATTAACAGCAAAGCAATTAAATCAAATTTTGTGATTTTTGATTTGGGTTTAAATATTTATGGAAATACTTCCTCATAGTCTTGGCAATTGTGTTGTAGAACCTTTTGCATTCCCTTAAGTTGTCAGATAAGTACCTTTTAAAAGTAGAGTGTAAAATATGGCACCCACCTTCAGCTAGCATATTGTTAGTCCAGAATACAGCAGCTCTAACCTGCATGTTAATATAGCTCTGGAATGTCATGGTTCATTTTTTTTTTGACTCTGGCTAGGTACTGAACCTACAACTTTTTGaattagaagaaaaaaatatttttaactgaTGTCACTTGATCTTTATCTTATTGGTTGGAACTTGAGAAATTTTATGTATGCACAACTTCTAGTTTCAACCAAGGTTAAGTAATTGtttttcaaaattttaaatacagaTTATTTTTGCAGTGCTTATTGGCTAGTATATTTCACGAATGGAATGATTACTTGATATTTGAATATGATGTATGATATTTGGACTGATGACAAAATAATGAAACACCTGTGCCACAATTCAGCAATAAATTGAATTCTATTTTGTTTTCTGTGTTGTCTTTATTTTAATTACCTTTGTTACCTGAAACTTAGAATCTCTAAGGGTGTTTGGGAATGATGTTTTAATTGGTCAGAATTGATCTATTTTAATTATTtgagtttattttatttatttattgagatgcagcatggaataggaccttccggccctttgaacaAGCCGCCCagtaatcccccgatttaatctgagcataatttacaataaccagttaacctaccaactggtacgactttggactgtgggaggaaaccggagcacccgctggaaacccatgcggtcacagggagaacataaaagctccttacaggcagcagtgggaattgtacCCGCGTTTcctgtactgtaaagtatggGCTAACCATTACGTTATCCTCACTAGTCCAAAGTATGTTTTGGGTGTGACTAAACACAATGTCTAATTTTTCTTGACTGATTTTATAAAAAATTGTAGGCAAACAGCAAAAGCTTGGCAACCACttaatctgtttttgtttttatttcaggattCTGGAGTGAGGCAGATGTGACCAGACCATTTGTCTCTCAAGCTGTAATTACAGATGGAGTTTATTTCTCCTTCTTTTGCTATCAGTTGAACACTTTAGCTCTGACTGTTCAAGCAGATCAGCACAATCTCCGAAAGAACATTTGCTGGGGGACGGAGAGTATGCGTCTATATGAGACTATTGAGGGAGATGATGTGAAAGGGTTGAATAATGAGGTTCTGGATCTGCTTGTTCGGTTTTTGCTTAATAGGTCTGAATCAGTTGTAACTGAAAAGATGAATGTAAAACCTCAGACtttgaaattaatttaaaatgtACATTATAAGCTTGAAGGAACAGCACACAATCATAATTTCAAAAACTACTTGTGTTAAACTATCTAAAATAAATGTTTCGAAACAATTCCAGCATAAGGCagattgttttattattttgtacttaAGAAAATTAGTAGTTGTGAAGAATATATTTCTGGTTACTAAACTGTTTCTAGTGTTTATATCAAAAATATTACAAATATAATTTGCTTATGTATTTCAAAATGTAGTGTGGAGTGGAGACAGAgcagcaaaattaggccactcgacccatcaattctgctgtgccattctatcataactgatttattatccctctcaaccccattctactgccttctcccagtaacctttgatgccctgactaaccaagaacctctaaacctccgctttaaatatactccatGAGTTCgcttcacagccatctgttgcAATGAACTCCTCTGATTCACGACTTTGGCTTCagaaattccttcccatctcGGTTCTAAGtggatgcccctttattctgatGTTGTCCCTCTGGTTCTCgtccactatagggaacatcctctctgcatccactccatctaagcctttcaataatagataggtttcaatgaaatttcccccccccacccccaattctcCCAAAACTCCAGaaaatgcaggcccagagccatcaaaagctccacatatgttaaccctttcattcctacaaTCATTCTCTTGAACCTGCCCTGGAtattctccagtgccagcacatcccttcttagataagagCCCCAAAACAGCTCAgtgttccaagtgaggtctgaccaatgccttgtagaccctcagtattatatccttgttcttgtattctagtcccctcaaaatgaatgctaacagtacatttgccttctttaccacctgtcggactgcaagttgacctttaggcaatcctgcacatggactcccaagtccctttgcacctcagattttttaattttttcctggtttagaagatagtctacaacttctaccaaactgcatgatccTCCCCCATgttgttccatctgccattttgcccattttccagactccctgcttcctcaatattgTTCCTTTACCTATCTTAGTAttctctgcaaacttggccacaaaaccagcatttctgttatccaaatcattaatacatAAGGtgaaaagtggtcccaacactgacccctgcggaacaccacttgtcaccggcagccaagcagaaaagaccccctttattcccactctttgcttcctgccagtcagccaatcttctatccatgctagcatctctcctgtaataccatgggctcttgttaagcatcctcatgtaTTGCAGTTTGTCAAAAACCTGAAAATCCATgaaaacaatatccactgactccttTGTCTGTTTTGCCTGTTATTTCATAAAATAATTCCAGCAtattgtcaggcatgatttccttTTTATTATCATATCCTCTAAGAACCCTGAAACCCCATCctaaataatggactccaacatttcaccaactactgaagtcgggctaactgccctataatttccttttttctgctttTCTCCCTTTTCAGAGTGGAgggatttgcaattttccggtcctctAGAaaagaaagatcattactaatgtctctacaatctcttcagctacctctttcagaatcctggggtgtagtccatctgctccaggtgaatTATCTACATAAGGACATACCAGATTTCCAAGCACCCTTCAGCAtgtcttcctccagcatttctggcattatgctagtgtcttccacagtgaatactgatgcaaaatacttagtaaatttgtctgccatttctttgttcgcCCAtgactacctcttcagcatcattttccagcagtctgatatctcttctactctttatatatctgatgaAAATTTTTAAtgttctcttttatattattggttaacgCCTTCAGATTTCATGTTTTCTCTgctggcttttttagttgctttcagtTAGTCTTTAAAAACtacccaatcctctgacttcccactattttttgccaCATTATATGCTGTCTTTCTCTCCCTTAGGAATAgttcatctttgggatatatTTAACTTGAATCTTCcgagttgctcccagaaattccagccatttctgttcgACTGTCATCCCTAGTAGTTTCCCCTTCCATTCAACTTTGTCCAGCTCCTCAtgtttctgtaattccctttactccactgcaatactgatatatctgactttatcttctttcTCAAAATgaagagtgaattctatcatatacttgatcactgtctcctaaagtttcctttaccttaaaatCCCTAATGAAGTTTGGTTCACTATACAAACTTAAATACAGAATTgccttcctctgccatttctgcactgcagtcggataaatctcctggacctgatgggttttctgcagaattttataaatcattttcctcactgCTTTCGTCTCAATTATTCTTAGTTCTATCTGATTTGTTTAAACATTGTAAATTGCCAGCATCATTTAACGAGGCATGTATCATTCTTTTAGCCAAAAGGGTaaagatccaacagagtgttTTTCGTATAGGCCAATTTCTTTGCTAAATGTCAATGTTAAAATTTTGGCTAACGTTTTTGCTTGTAGATTGGAGAACATTGTATCttctattatttctgaagatcaaactggttttattaaaaatcgccttccttttttaatatacagcatttatttaatatcttatattcACCaattgggactcctgaatgtgtcgtttctcttgatgcggagaaagcgaTCGATTGTGTGGAGTGGAAATacatttttgcagt
The Hemitrygon akajei chromosome 13, sHemAka1.3, whole genome shotgun sequence genome window above contains:
- the mrps30 gene encoding large ribosomal subunit protein mL65; this encodes MAAPGRLPRLLAAWGGGRAAFSSVATAAEGGSVTARYPPLLPSLTAKSKAAKRRRLEEFHQRVHACQSHADKIRLLTKLQRPKYVILPQTLGLDADRWFQHFTKTAFVQGLPAGLPPGPDPGLAEVKSLVCEVLLQENFYLKRRRPALYREREQTVLPLIGNLVPQLVSSLAGRNPLLERSTLDHEPQVSFYWFRGERTVPRGHRKRQVDPIRFQIEDKPYCQVRVHQQLPEFVPLENQITEEVPVIHLEPSRFPLFQRQYDNNIFTGSKMDDPACYGHTQFHFASEKLRREKLLRDNLADQIEVRLRANGIASLFAWTAAQAAYQGFWSEADVTRPFVSQAVITDGVYFSFFCYQLNTLALTVQADQHNLRKNICWGTESMRLYETIEGDDVKGLNNEVLDLLVRFLLNRSESVVTEKMNVKPQTLKLI